The Agromyces sp. G08B096 DNA window CACCTCGCCGAGCTCGCCGGCGGAGGTCGCGTGCGTGCCGCCGCAGGGGATCGAGGCCGGGCCGTCGGGCAGCTCGGCGACCCAGCGGCGCCGGTCGGTGAGCCCGTCGCCGTCCCGCTCGACGCGTACGGCACCGCCGTCTGCGACCCATTCGGCGAGCGTCGCGTTCACGGAGGCGGCGAGCCCGTCGAGCGCGTCGGGCGACTCGAGGCTCGCCGTGTCGAAACCGGCACGGCGCAGGGACTTGTTCAGGCGGTACCGGTCGACGGAGCCGCCGGGCCCGATGCGGGAGGACTGGATGGCCGTGCCGTCGAAGTCCGGCGCGCCGAGGGCGTCGGGCCGAGGCGTCTTGCTCCATCGATCGGCGAGCGCCTGGTTCAGGGCGAGGGAGGCGAGGTGGCAGGCCGTGTGGCCGATGGAGAGGGCCCGGCGGTAGGAGGCATCCGCTTCGAGCTCGACCGCGTCGCCGATCTCGACCGCCGCACCATCCTCGACGACGTGCGCGACGAGGAAGCTCCACCCCTCGGTGCCCTTCCGCACGGGGATGTCGGCGCCGACGTGCAGCGCTGTGCCGTCGGTGGCGGCGAGCACGGCGTCGACGATGGGCAGCTCGAGGCCGCGGACGCGGAGCACACCTCGGTCGGCGGGCTGGTCGGGCCAGCCCGCGTCGACGGGATGGATGCTCGTCGCATCGGTGAACACGGCACGGCGGCCGTCGCCGAGATCGGCGACGTGCACGACCACGGCCTGCGAGACGAGCTCGCCGGCCGGGTAGGTGACGCGCGTGTCGGCGGTGGGCAGCGCCACCGTCAGGCGCCCTGGCCGCGGCCGAGGAAGCTGATCGGGATGGCCATCGCGAGGGCGATGCAGAGGATGCCGGCGACGAAGACGATCGCCTCGAACCCGGCGACGTGCGTGGCCGTGCCCATGAGCCACATCCCGAAGAGGAAGATGCCCATGGCGATGATGAACAGGATGCCGTTCACGGTGACCTCCAGCAGCGCGAGTTGCGCCTGACCCGGTGCGGCGGCGCGATCCGCCGCCAGTCTACCGACCGGCGGGATCGGCGCGACCGGCGGGAGCAGACCGAGGCGAGCCGACGGTCGCCGACTCAGCCGCCCGACTCAGCCGCCGACCGGCCCGATCCACGCCGTCGCGACGGTCGAGTGCGCCGACTCGTCGTCCGACGGGTGGAAGATGCCCGCGAGCACATCTCGGTAGAGCCGGCCGAGCTCGTTGCCGGCGAAGTACGACGAGCCGCCCGCCACCCGCACCGCCTGGTCGACGACGTGCTTCGCGGTCTCCGTCGCCCGCACCTTCGCGCCGGCGAGCTTGGCGAACCAGAACCGTCCGTGGTCGGCGAGCGCGTCGACGTCGCGGGCGAGCGAGGTGAGCTGCGGCTCGATGCCGTCGTACGCGAGGGCGGCATCCGCGATGCGCCAGCGGATGTCGGGATCGTCGGCGAGGGGACGACCGTCATGCTTCATGGAGGTGCGGCGACGCGCCGCGGCGATCGAGAGTTCGAGCGCGCGCCCGCCGATGCCGGTGTAGACGGCTGCGAGCAGGAGCTCGAAGCAGGCGAAGATGCCGAAGATGAGCGGGTCGGCGTTGGGACCCGGGTCGAGCCGGCGCACGATCCGATCGGGTGCGGCGAACGCGCCGTCGAGCACCGTCGTGCGGCTCTGGCTCGCCCGCATGCCCATGGTGTTCCAGTCGTCGAGCACCCGCACGTCGGGGTCCTCGCGGTCGATGAAGCCGTACACGAGCTTCGGCGCGTCCTCCGACGCGGTGTCGAGACCCATCGTGCCGAGCCTGGTCCAGGCGGGCGAGAGGGAGGTGAAGACCTTCCGGCCCGTGTACCGGTAGCCGCCGCCCGCCTGCGGCTCGGCGACGGTGCGCGAGCCGAAGAGCATGAGGTCGTTGCCGGCTTCGCTGATACCGAAGCCGAAGACCTCGCCGGCCGCCGCCTCGCGCTGCAGCCACTCGAGCCCGTCGTCGCCTCGATCGCGCAGCACCTTCGCGACCCCCGTCCAGACGAGGTGCATGTTCACCGCGAGGGCCGTCGCCGGGGCGGCTCCAGCGAGCCGGATCTGGGCGCGCACCGCGTCCTCCAACGACCAGCCGAGCCCGCCGAGGTCGGCGGGCACGAGGCCGCGGAGGTAGCCCGCCTCGCGGAGCTCCGCGAGGTCCTCGTCGAAGAAGGCGTTGCGTTCGTCGTACCCGGCCGCCCGTTCGCGGATCCGGTCGATGAGGTCGTCCGTGAGCAGCTGTTCGGGAGTCACGGCGCCAGCCTACGCCCCGGCGTCCTCCCGGTGCGGCGCCGGGCGGGCCTCGTCGCCGCCGGAGGCGCCCGAGGCGTTCGGCGTCGCACCTTCGCGCCGCTGGCGTCGGGCGCCTCGGGTGGCGAGGAGCACGACGACGAGCACGACGGCGGCGATCACCGCCGCGGCGAGGAGCCAGGGCAGGAGCACGCCGAGCACGACCGCGAGGCCGGCGAAGAACCCGGTGAGCGCCTCCCAGCCCGCGACCACGCCGTCCCAGAAGGTGTCGGGCTTCGGGTCGGGAGCGGCCTGCTCGGTCACGAGATCGACCGACAACGTCGAGTATTCGACCTGGTCGACGAGGAGGGCGCGCTGCTGGGTCAGGCTGTCGAGCTCGGCCTGCCGGGTCGTCAGCTCGGATTCGATGGCGATGAGGTCGGTCGTCGTGGTGGCCTGCGCGAGGAGCTCGGTGAGCCGGTCGACGGAGGTCGTGAGCGCCTCGATGCGGGCGTCGAGGTCCTGCCGCTGCTGAGTGACGTCTGAGGCGTTCATCGAGACCTGCGTCACGGTGCCGAGCTCGCGAAGCGCATCGACCACGCCGTCGAGGTCCTCGGCCGGGACGCGCAGCACCAGCTGGGCGTTTGCGGGCTGCACGTCGGTGCCCGGCGTCTCGGTGCGGCTGTCGATGCGACCGCCCGCCTCCGTCGCGAGGTCCGCGGCGTCGTCCGCGGTGGCGATCGGGTCGTCGACGGTGATGGAGACCCAGGCCGTCGTGATGACACTGCGGTCGGCGTCGGATGCCTCGGCCGTGAGCTCGCGCGCGCCGTCGGCGGTGCCGCCTGCCGAATCCTCCGGCAGCATCTCGACCGGAAGATCGGGCTGGGCCGGGGCCGGCTCCACACTGACCGTCGAGGCATCCTGGCCGCCGGCAGTGCATCCCGCGAGGAGCAGGGCGGCGAGGCCGGCGACGATGGCGGCCGAGCGGATTCGAGGCGTCGTGGCGGAGCGCATGCGCTCAGGGTAGCGGCCGGCTCGAGGGCCGTGTCTGGACGCCCGCTGGCAGTCCGGTCACGATCGGATTGCTGTTCGCTGGGAGTCGTCGGGCGGCCCCAACGAACGTCCGCCGTCGCGCGTTCGCGCGGCGACTCAGTCGTCGTCGGGATCACGCCCGGTGCGTTCGCCGGACTCGAGCGCGCCGATCGCCGCGAGGTCGTCGCCATCGAGCGCGAACCCGAACACGTCGAGGTTCTCGCGGATCCGCTCGGGCGTCGACGCCTTCGGGATGACCACATTGCCGAGCTGCACGTGCCAGCGGAGCACGACCTGTGCGGGCGTTCGCGCGTGCTTCGCGGCGATCCGGGCGAGCACCGGGTCGTCGAGCACCCGGCCCCGGGCGAGCGGTGACCAGGCCTCGGTGCGGATGCCCCTCGTATCGTGGAAGCGCCGCAGCTCAGCCTGGGGAAGCCACGGGTGCAGCTCGACCTGGTTCAGCACCGGAGCGACGCCGGTCTCGTCGATGAGGCGTTCGAGGTGGTGCGCGTGGAAGTTCGCCACGCCGATGGATCGGACCCGGCCCTCTTCCTGGAGTCGCACGAGGGCGCGCCAGGTGTCGACGTAGCGGTCGGTCGAGGGCACGGGCCAGTGGATGAGGTAGAGGTCGAGCAGGTCGAGTCCGAGCCGAGCTATCGAGGCGTCGAAGGCGCGGAGGGTCGAGTCGTAGCCGTTGTCGTCCTTCCACACCTTGCTCGTGACGACGAGCTCCTCGCGCGCGACGGGCGCATCGCGGACCGCCTCGCCGACCTCGCGCTCGTTGCCGTAGAACGCCGCGGTGTCGAGGTGCCGGTACCCGGCGTCGATCGCGGCGAGGCTCAGCCGGCGCGCATCTCCGGGCGGCACCTTGTACAGCCCGTAGCCGAGCTGGGGGATCGACGCGCCATCGGCCAGCGTCAGGCGGGGGGCGGGGGTGAGCGGCATGGGGGCTCCTTCGCGGATGCGTCTCAGCTGGGGGTGAGCGGCACCGGCTCGGTGTCGGGGATCGGGCTCGCGTCGCGGCCGCGGAGGTCGGGATGCCACGGCCGGCCGATGGACGCCGCCACGACGCCGAGGAGCGCCAGGCCCGTCGCGGCGATGAATGCGCCCTGCGCGCCGTACCCGTCGATGAGGAACCCGGCGAGCGCCGAGCCGAGCGCGGCGCCGATGAGCTGCCCGGTGCCGACCCAGCCGTACGCCTCCGCGGTGTCGCTGAACTTCACGCTGGCCGACACGATCGCGAAGAGCACCGCGAGGGCCGGGGCGATGCCGATGCCGGCGATGAGAAGGGTGAGGGACAGCCACCAGAAATCCATCACGAACGCGGCGAGCGCGGTACCGGCGAAGACGATGAGCATCCGGCGCGCGGTCGACCAGGGACTGATGGGCACGTGGCCGAGGAACAGACCGCCGGCGAGGCTGCCGATCGAGAAGATCGCGAGGACGAGGCCCGCCTCCGCTCCTCCGTGCCCGAAGACCGCGACGACGCCGGCCTCGATCGCGGCGCACGCGCCGATGAGGAGGAACCCGACCACGGTCGCGAGCAGCACCGCCGGGCGCGCGAGCACGACGCCGAAGCGGCGCTTCGAGCGCGGGATGCGCACGCGGCCGAGCTCGGGCGACGTGATGAACCAGATGCCGCCGCCCACCATCATCACGGCGGCGAGCAGGATGCCCCAGACCGTGCCGATCTGGGTGGAGACGAACGTCGTGACGACGGGGCCGACGACCCAGATGATCTCCTGCGCCGAGGCGTCGAGGGAGAAGAGGGGAGTGAGCTGACGCGAGTTCACCATCTTCGGGTAGATGGTGCGGACGGCCGGCTGCACCGGCGGGGTCGACAGGCCGCAGACCAGGCCGATCGCCATATAGAGCGGAACCGTGAGCGGCAGCACGCCGATGGCGACGACGGAGCCCGCGCAGACGATGAGCGTGATGATGAGCACGGGCCGCATGCCGAACCGGCCCATGAGCCGGCTGGTGAGCGGCCCCGCGACCGCCTGGCCGATCGAGGTGGCTGCGAGCACGAGGCCCGCGGACCCGTAGGAGCCCGTCTGCTGCTCGACGTGCAGCAGGAACGCGAGCGAGAGCATGCCGCCGGGGAATCGGGCGGTGAGCTGCGCGGCGATGATGCGCGCGACGCCCGGCGTCTTCAGCAGTTCCGAGTAGCTCCCCACAGTCATCCCAGCCTAGCGACGAGCGGCGACGCCGCCCGACGCGCCGCCAGCGCGGTCGGCGGGAGCGGCCCTCGGATTGGGGGTGGTCGCGCGTTCGTATTATGCTCGCCCGGGCGACGGAGCCGAGAGCGATCACGCTCGTCGTCGCCCAGTCCCATCGACGACAGAGGAACCACCCGTGCACACACCCCGCCTGCTGATCCCGGCCGCGCTCGCGGCGACCACCGCGCTGCTGTTCACCGGTTGCGTCGACAACACCGGCGGAGCCGCTCCCGAGTCGGACGCGCCCGCCTCGACGATCGAGGTCGACGGGGCCGCCGCGGCGCTCCTGCCCGACGAGATCAAGGAGGCCGGCGTCCTCGTCGTCGGCACCGACGCGGCCTACCCGCCGAACGAGTACAAGGACGCCGACGGCAACCCGATCGGCTGGGACGTGGATCTCGTCGACGCGCTCGGCGCGAAGCTCGGCCTCGAGGTGCAGTACGAGATCGCGAGCTTCGACAAGATCATCCCGTCGATCACGGGCGGCACGATGGACCTCGGCATGTCGAGCTTCACCGACAACGCCGAGCGCCAGAAGCAGGTCGACTTCGTCGACTACTACGAGGCCGGCATCCTCTGGGCCGCGCCCGCAGGCGAGACCGTCGACCCGGATGACGCGTGCGGCCTGAAGGTGGCGGTGCAGGCCACCACGTACGAGCACACCGACGAGCTCCCGGCGAAGAACCAGGCCTGCCTCGACGCGGGCAAGCCGGCCATCGACATCGTGCCCTTCGACACGCAGGATGCCGCCGCGAACGCGGTCGTGCTCGGTCAGGCCGACGCGATGAGCGCCGACTCGCCCGTGACGCTCTACGCGATCTCGCAGACCGACGGCAAGCTCGAGGCCGCCGGCGAGATCTTCGACTCGGCCCCGTACGGCTTCCCGGTGCAGAAGGGCTCGGAGCTCGCGGCCGCGGTGCAGGCGGCGATGCAGTCGCTCGTCGACGACGGGACCTACGAGGAGATCCTGGCCGAGTGGGGCGTCGAGGACGGCGGCGTCGACACGATCGAGATCAACGCGGGCAGCTGAGCATGACCGGGGGCGGCGAGGCGCCGACGACGAAGGTCGTCCGGCTGCGGCATCCGTGGCGCGTCGTCGTCGCGGTGGTGCTCGTCGCGCTGGTGGCGGTCTTCGTCATCGACGCGGCGCAGCGACCGGCGTTCGACTGGCCGGCGGTCGGCAAGTACGTCTTCGATCAGCGCATCACGCAGGCGGCGGGGTTCACGCTGCTGCTGACGGTACTGGCGATGATCATCGGCATCGTGCTCGGCATCGTGCTCGCGGTGATGCGGCAGTCGCCGAATCCGGTGCTGAAGTCGGTCGCGTGGGTCTATCTGTGGGTCTTCCGCGGCACGCCCGTGTACGTCCAGCTGGTGTTCTGGGGCCTCGTCGCCACGATCTACACCTCGATCGATCTCGGCGTGCCCTTCATGGAGCCGTGGGTCTCGTTCCCCACGGAAGCGGTGCTGAACGCCTTCTGGCTCGCCGTCATCGGGCTCGCCCTCAACGAGTCCGCGTACATGGCCGAGATCGTCCGCGCCGGCCTGCTCTCGGTCGACCCCGGCCAGCACGAGGCGGCGACCGCGCTCGGCATGGGCTGGGGCAAGACGATGCGCCGCGTGGTGCTGCCGCAGGCGATGCGCGTCATCATCCCGCCGACCGGCAACGAGGTCATCTCGATGCTGAAGACGACGTCGCTGGTCTCGGGCGTGCCGTTCACGCTCGAGCTGTACATGCGGTCCCGCGACATCTCGGTCGAGATCTTCAACCCGGTGCCGCTGCTGATCGTCGCCTCGCTCTGGTACCTCGCCATCACCTCGGTGCTCATGGTCGGGCAGTACTTCCTCGAGAAGCGGTTCTCCCGCGGAGTGGGCGCCCGGCCGGACGGCGCGGGCGGACCGGGTGCCGGCGGAGCGGCGGCGACGGGTGCGACGGCCTCGATCGACGCCGACCCCATCGACCCCGACGCCGCGATCGGCAGCAAGCATGGAGGCGACGCCCGATGACCGACCACGCCACCGGCGCTGCGGCGCCGTCCACCCCCATGGTGCTCGCCGAGCACGTCTCCAAGCGCTTCGGCTCGAACGAGGTACTGAAGGACATCTCGCTCGAGGTGCGGCACGGCGAGGTGCTGTGCCTCGTCGGTCCCTCGGGGTCGGGCAAGTCGACCTTCCTCCGCTGCATCAACCACCTCGAGCGGGTCTCGAGCGGCCGGCTCTCGGTCGACGGCGCGCTCGTCGGCTACCGGGAGTCGGGCGACACGCTCTACGAGCTGCACCCGAAGGAGGTTGCGAGGCAGCGCCGGGACATCGGCATGGTGTTCCAGCGCTTCAACCTCTTCCCGCACATGACGGCGCTCGAGAACGTGGCGGAGGCCCCGGTGCAGGTGAAGGGCGTCTCGCGCGCCCAGGCACGGGCGCGCGCGCTCGAGCTCCTCGACCGGGTCGGGCTCGCCGACCGCGCCGACTACTATCCCGCGCACCTCTCGGGCGGGCAGCAGCAGCGCGTGGCGATCGCCCGCGCGCTCGCCATGGACCCGAAGCTCATGCTCTTCGACGAGCCGACCTCCGCGCTCGACCCCGAGCTCGTCGGCGAGGTGCTCGACGTCATGAAGCAGCTCGCCGCGAGCGGCATGACGATGATCGTCGTCACGCACGAGATGGGCTTCGCGCGCGAGGTGGCTGACACGCTCGTCTTCATGGACGGCGGGGTCGTGGTCGAGTCGGGCGATCCGCGCGAGGTGCTCGCGAATCCGAAGCACCAGCGGACCCAGGCGTTCCTGTCGAAGGTGCTGTGACGCCCGGGCGCTCGCCGGTTCAGCCGGCGAGCGCCTTGGCGATCCGTTGCGGGGAGACCGGCTCGGCCGCCCGCAGTTCCTGGGCGAACAGGCCGATGCGCAGCTCCTCGAGCATCCACCGGGCCCGGACGAGCCGGTCGTCCGCGTCGGGAGGGATCGGCACGGTGCCGCCCGCCTTCGTGTATGAGGAGAGCGCCCCCTCGAACTCGGTCATGAACCGGCGGTCCCGCCCGGGGTCGGCCTGCAGCTTCCGCACGCGCAGCGTGATGCCCTCGAGGTAGCGGGGGAGGTGACGGAGCCGCTCGAGGCCCGTCGCCGAGACGAAGCCCGACGGCACGAGCGCTTCGAGCTGGGCGCGCGCGTCCGCGAGGGGCGACATCAGCGCGAGGCTCGCGGCCCGGCCGATGGCCTGGTCGGCCTCTCGGGCTGCGCGCAGGATGCGGCTCACGAGCGACACGGTGTCGAACATGCGCTCCATCACGGTCGCCGAGATCGCGTCGCGGATCGCGTCGAACTCCCCTCGCGTCCAGACGAGGCCGTCGGGATGCCGGGCGCGCAGCTCGGCGTCGACGACGGCGAGAAGGCAGTCGTCGAGCAGCGCCCGCGGGCCGGGGTACGCGCTCTGCGCGAGCCGCAGCTTCTCGTCGTTCGACAGGTGATCCTGCACGTACGTCACGGGGGAGGGTGTGGCGAGTACGAGCAGCCGGCGGATGCCTCGCCGCGACGCGGCATCCCGCTCTTCGGCCGTCGCGGTGAGCCGCAGCGACACCGAGGCCCCGTCGTCGACGAGGGCGGGGTAGGCGCGGATCACGTTGCCGACCTGGCGCGTGTCGACGTGCTCGGGGAGGCGCTCCCACTCCCAGGCGGTGAGGCCCGAGCGCTCGGCGATCGCCGGTGCCGGCACGCCGGAGGCTGCGCCCGAGGCGGTGCCGGCGCGTGCGCCGGTCGGGGTGCCGTTCACCTGTCCGCCGCTGCCCGGGGCCCCGCCCGCCGCGGCTTCGGTCCGACGTCCGCGCCCGCCGTCCTCGCCCCGGAAGGTCGACGCCACCGCGCGGGCCGCCCGACCGGCGAGGCGTGTCTGCAGCGCGGCGAGATCCTTGTCGGCGCCGACGGTCCGGCCGCGCTCGTCGACCGCGCGGAAGGTGATGCGCAGATGCGGCGGGACCCGTTCGAAGTCGAAGTCCGACGGGTCGACGGGCGCGAAGGTGAGCCGGCGGATCGCCTGGGCCACGACGGAGGCGAAGTCGTCGCGCGGCTCCCCGGTCTCCGGTCCCGGCGGCAGCTCCGCGGAGATCTTCGCCGCCCACTCCGCGGCGGGCACGACCTGCCGGCGGAGCACCTTCGGCAGCGTGCGCAGCATCGCGGTGATGAGCTCGTCGCGGAGGCCGGGCACCTGCCAGTCGAATCCCGCCGGTTCGAGCCGCGGCAGCAGCACCAAGGGCACGATGACGCTCACGCCGTCGTCCTCGGTGCCCGGCTCGAAGCGATACGCGAGGCGCAGCGTCTGGTCGCCTTGCCGCCACTGTTCGGGGTAGCCGGCGTCCTCGGCGTCGGGTGCGGTGTCGACGAGATCGGCCGCGCGCATCGTGAGCAGCTGCGGCTCCCGGCGGAAGGCGCCCCGCCACCACGACTCGAAGGCGCGCGCGTCGGTCGCCTCGGCCGCGACGCGGGCGTCGTAGAACGCGAAGACCGCCTCGTCGCCCGCGAGGATGTCGCGGCGTCGGGTGCGCTCCTCGAGTTCGCCGAGCTCGCGCCGCAGTTCGCGGTTGGCCCGGACGAAGGCGAAGACGCGGCGGTCGAGCCGGCTGAAGTCCCAGTCCTCCTCGACGAGCGCATGCCGGACGAACAGCTCGCGGGCGAGCGCGGCGTCGATCCGCGAGAGCTGGATTCGCCGCTTCGGCACGATCGGCACTCCGAAGAGCGTCACCTTCTCGTCGGCGACGGCGGACCCCTGCTTGCGCTCCCACCTCGGCTCGCTCCACGTCCGCTTCACGAGCGGCCCGGCGAGCGGTTCGGCCCACGCCGGATCGATGGCGGCGTTCGTCCGCGCGAACAGGCGGCTGGTCTCGACGAGCTCGGCGCTCATGATCGCCGCCGGCGGCTTCTTCGCGAGCGCGGAGCCGGGGAACACCGCGAAGCGGGCGCCGCGTGCACCGAGGAACTCGGCCTGCTGGCGCCGGCCCTTCCGCTCGCCGTCGCGGCCGGCTCCCGCGCCCCCTCGGCCGCTCGACGTGCGTGCGTCGTCGCGCAGGCCGATGTGGGAGAGGAGACCGGCGAGCAGCGCCCGGTGGATGCCGTCGGGCTTCGGCGGCCCCGCCTCGCCGGCCACGTGCAGGCCGAGCGGCTTCGCGAGCCGGACGAGCTGCCGGTAGAGATCCTGCCACTCGCGCACGCGGAGGTAGTTCAGGTACTCGGCCTTGCAGAGGCGACGGAAGGCGCTGCCCGAGAGCTCCCGCTGCTGCTGCTCCAGGTGGTTCCAGAGGTTCAGCAGGGTGAGGAAGTCGCTGGTCGGGTCGACGAAGCGCGCGTGCGAGGCATCCGCCTGCTCCCGCCGCTCCAGCGGCCGTTCCCTCGGATCCTGGATGGTGAGCCCGGCGACGATCGCGAGGACCTCACGGGAGACCCCCTGCGCCTTGGACTCCAGCACCATCCGCGCGAAGCGCGGCTCGATCGGCAGGCGGGCGAGCTGGCGTCCGACGCGCGTCAGCCGCGGGCCGCGTCCCTCGTCGTCGGATGCCTCGAGCGCGCTCAGCTCGCGCAGCAGCTCGAGCCCGTCGCGGACACCGCGCGAATCGGGCGGCGTCAGGAACGGGAACTCCTCGATGCGGCCGAGGCCGAGCGAGGCCATCTGCAGGATCACCGACGCGAGGTTCGTGCGCAGGATCTCGGGGTCGGTGAACTCGGGGCGACGCTCGAAGTCGTCCTCGGCGTACAGCCGGATCGCGATGCCGTCGCTCGTGCGGCCCGAGCGGCCGGAGCGCTGGTTCGCCGAGGCCTGCGAGATCGGCTCGATCGGCAGGCGCTGCACCTTCGAGCGCACCGAGTACCGGCTGATGCGGGCCGTACCGGCATCGATGACGTAGCGGATGCCGGGCACGGTGAGGCTCGTCTCCGCGACGTTCGTCGCGAGGACGACGCGGCGGCGCAGGCCCGCCACCTTCGACGGCTCGAAGACGCGGTGCTGGTCGGCGGCCGACAGCCGCCCGTACAGGGGTAGCACCTCGGTCTCCCCGCCGCCTCGCCGCATCGCGTGGGCGCGCACCGCCTGCTCGGCGTCGCGGATCTCGCCCTCGCCCGAGAGGAAGACGAGCACGTCGCCGCGCGGCTCGCGATCCAGTTCGTCGAGCGCGTCGAGGATGCCCCGCTGCACATCGCGATCGGATGCCGCGGCCCCCTCGTCGTCCGCGTCATCCGAGCCCGCACCGGCGCCGGGCTCGCCGACGAGCGGCCGGTACCGGATCTCGACGGGGTAGGTGCGCCCGGACACCTCGATGACGGGCGCCGGCACGCCCGCGGCATCCGCGAAATGCCGCGCGAAGCTCGCGGGGTCGATGGTCGCGCTCGTGACGATCACCTTGAGATCGGGGCGCCGGGGGAGCAGCCGCTTCAAGTAGCCGAGCAGGAAGTCGATGTTGAGGCTGCGCTCGTGCGCCTCGTCGATGATGATCGTGTCGTACCGGCGGAGGTCCCGGTCTCGGTGGATCTCGTTCAGCAGGATGCCGTCGGTCATCACCTTGATCTGCGTGCCCTCGCTCACCCGGTCGGTGAACCGCACCTGATAGCCGACCAATCCGCCGAGCTCGACGCCG harbors:
- a CDS encoding DUF4349 domain-containing protein: MRSATTPRIRSAAIVAGLAALLLAGCTAGGQDASTVSVEPAPAQPDLPVEMLPEDSAGGTADGARELTAEASDADRSVITTAWVSITVDDPIATADDAADLATEAGGRIDSRTETPGTDVQPANAQLVLRVPAEDLDGVVDALRELGTVTQVSMNASDVTQQRQDLDARIEALTTSVDRLTELLAQATTTTDLIAIESELTTRQAELDSLTQQRALLVDQVEYSTLSVDLVTEQAAPDPKPDTFWDGVVAGWEALTGFFAGLAVVLGVLLPWLLAAAVIAAVVLVVVLLATRGARRQRREGATPNASGASGGDEARPAPHREDAGA
- a CDS encoding ABC transporter substrate-binding protein, whose translation is MHTPRLLIPAALAATTALLFTGCVDNTGGAAPESDAPASTIEVDGAAAALLPDEIKEAGVLVVGTDAAYPPNEYKDADGNPIGWDVDLVDALGAKLGLEVQYEIASFDKIIPSITGGTMDLGMSSFTDNAERQKQVDFVDYYEAGILWAAPAGETVDPDDACGLKVAVQATTYEHTDELPAKNQACLDAGKPAIDIVPFDTQDAAANAVVLGQADAMSADSPVTLYAISQTDGKLEAAGEIFDSAPYGFPVQKGSELAAAVQAAMQSLVDDGTYEEILAEWGVEDGGVDTIEINAGS
- a CDS encoding aldo/keto reductase, giving the protein MPLTPAPRLTLADGASIPQLGYGLYKVPPGDARRLSLAAIDAGYRHLDTAAFYGNEREVGEAVRDAPVAREELVVTSKVWKDDNGYDSTLRAFDASIARLGLDLLDLYLIHWPVPSTDRYVDTWRALVRLQEEGRVRSIGVANFHAHHLERLIDETGVAPVLNQVELHPWLPQAELRRFHDTRGIRTEAWSPLARGRVLDDPVLARIAAKHARTPAQVVLRWHVQLGNVVIPKASTPERIRENLDVFGFALDGDDLAAIGALESGERTGRDPDDD
- a CDS encoding amino acid ABC transporter ATP-binding protein, producing MTDHATGAAAPSTPMVLAEHVSKRFGSNEVLKDISLEVRHGEVLCLVGPSGSGKSTFLRCINHLERVSSGRLSVDGALVGYRESGDTLYELHPKEVARQRRDIGMVFQRFNLFPHMTALENVAEAPVQVKGVSRAQARARALELLDRVGLADRADYYPAHLSGGQQQRVAIARALAMDPKLMLFDEPTSALDPELVGEVLDVMKQLAASGMTMIVVTHEMGFAREVADTLVFMDGGVVVESGDPREVLANPKHQRTQAFLSKVL
- a CDS encoding acyl-CoA dehydrogenase family protein; this encodes MTPEQLLTDDLIDRIRERAAGYDERNAFFDEDLAELREAGYLRGLVPADLGGLGWSLEDAVRAQIRLAGAAPATALAVNMHLVWTGVAKVLRDRGDDGLEWLQREAAAGEVFGFGISEAGNDLMLFGSRTVAEPQAGGGYRYTGRKVFTSLSPAWTRLGTMGLDTASEDAPKLVYGFIDREDPDVRVLDDWNTMGMRASQSRTTVLDGAFAAPDRIVRRLDPGPNADPLIFGIFACFELLLAAVYTGIGGRALELSIAAARRRTSMKHDGRPLADDPDIRWRIADAALAYDGIEPQLTSLARDVDALADHGRFWFAKLAGAKVRATETAKHVVDQAVRVAGGSSYFAGNELGRLYRDVLAGIFHPSDDESAHSTVATAWIGPVGG
- a CDS encoding MFS transporter; protein product: MGSYSELLKTPGVARIIAAQLTARFPGGMLSLAFLLHVEQQTGSYGSAGLVLAATSIGQAVAGPLTSRLMGRFGMRPVLIITLIVCAGSVVAIGVLPLTVPLYMAIGLVCGLSTPPVQPAVRTIYPKMVNSRQLTPLFSLDASAQEIIWVVGPVVTTFVSTQIGTVWGILLAAVMMVGGGIWFITSPELGRVRIPRSKRRFGVVLARPAVLLATVVGFLLIGACAAIEAGVVAVFGHGGAEAGLVLAIFSIGSLAGGLFLGHVPISPWSTARRMLIVFAGTALAAFVMDFWWLSLTLLIAGIGIAPALAVLFAIVSASVKFSDTAEAYGWVGTGQLIGAALGSALAGFLIDGYGAQGAFIAATGLALLGVVAASIGRPWHPDLRGRDASPIPDTEPVPLTPS
- a CDS encoding amino acid ABC transporter permease, with amino-acid sequence MTGGGEAPTTKVVRLRHPWRVVVAVVLVALVAVFVIDAAQRPAFDWPAVGKYVFDQRITQAAGFTLLLTVLAMIIGIVLGIVLAVMRQSPNPVLKSVAWVYLWVFRGTPVYVQLVFWGLVATIYTSIDLGVPFMEPWVSFPTEAVLNAFWLAVIGLALNESAYMAEIVRAGLLSVDPGQHEAATALGMGWGKTMRRVVLPQAMRVIIPPTGNEVISMLKTTSLVSGVPFTLELYMRSRDISVEIFNPVPLLIVASLWYLAITSVLMVGQYFLEKRFSRGVGARPDGAGGPGAGGAAATGATASIDADPIDPDAAIGSKHGGDAR
- a CDS encoding metal-dependent hydrolase, with the translated sequence MALPTADTRVTYPAGELVSQAVVVHVADLGDGRRAVFTDATSIHPVDAGWPDQPADRGVLRVRGLELPIVDAVLAATDGTALHVGADIPVRKGTEGWSFLVAHVVEDGAAVEIGDAVELEADASYRRALSIGHTACHLASLALNQALADRWSKTPRPDALGAPDFDGTAIQSSRIGPGGSVDRYRLNKSLRRAGFDTASLESPDALDGLAASVNATLAEWVADGGAVRVERDGDGLTDRRRWVAELPDGPASIPCGGTHATSAGELGEVRVSFATDDDGGTPVLVMTTRTTPTEVPPSAPRP